From one Macrobrachium nipponense isolate FS-2020 chromosome 37, ASM1510439v2, whole genome shotgun sequence genomic stretch:
- the LOC135208992 gene encoding endocuticle structural glycoprotein SgAbd-8-like, producing the protein MNRLVLLACLVAVVVADSYKTHIPILKDDRTQNSYGEYTFEYETGNGIKRQEAGRQNYGQESSGSWSYTAPEGIPISLQFSAGPQGYVPVGAHLPVGPTPPPLPYQRTGN; encoded by the exons ATGAACCGTCTGGTCCTC CTCGCTTGCCTGGTGGCTGTTGTTGTGGCCGATAGCTACAAGACCCACATTCCAATCCTGAAGGATGACCGGACTCAGAACTCGTATGGCGAATACACCTTCGAGTACGAGACGGGTAACGGCatcaagaggcaggaggcaggaagACAGAACTACGGACAGGAATCGTCTGGCAGTTGGAG CTACACCGCCCCGGAGGGTATCCCCATTTCCCTGCAATTTTCAGCTGGTCCCCAAGGGTACGTGCCCGTAGGTGCCCACCTCCCAGTGGGTCCCACCCCTCCACCACTGCCTTACCAACGCACTGGAAACTAA